The following are from one region of the Gossypium hirsutum isolate 1008001.06 chromosome D03, Gossypium_hirsutum_v2.1, whole genome shotgun sequence genome:
- the LOC107932345 gene encoding uncharacterized protein: MGNFIELESDKDKRSRKRIKDCNELVGELMRMLLDGDDRYQAARKWEEKKEIVVEGMNRLRDPQLLLQRLKNLMQPRIVDNASSSLSIENAFQELDSFLNQSTNPVRNIECADEICKDLPHVISLIVKALQGEAIVDQTEELISEAKFFSIVEKIVNKVLASVLVMLQDIKNQKLTNPVSIQDLVQMEDEQFMFHFPLTPDCTRGAKIHINLQGYHEVDSLEKGLNVDPELLSLPLFDIENFLLSDDKIYNDLTEGSGDVRENQDDMKLSTVQGHADVQRIIMNSLDEVYHKIVSNPEILELKVITTMEAMVQNIMNKLMKARAHEMEYQAEEKRFENTTPKAGFSGFLWRL; this comes from the exons ATGGGGAATTTCATAGAATTGGAATCAGATAAAGATAAGCGCAGTCGTAAAAGAATCAAG GACTGTAACGAGCTGGTGGGAGAATTGATGCGTATGCTATTGGATGGTGATGACAGATATCAAGCTGCT AGGAAatgggaagaaaagaaagagatagTAGTGGAAGGGATGAATCGGCTTCGTGACCCTCAACTCTTACTGCAACGATTGAAAAATTTGATGCAGCCCAGGATTGTCGATAATGCCAGTTCCAGTCTTAGCATCGAAAATGCATTTCAAGAGCTTGATTCATTTTTGAACCAGTCAACAAATCCAGTCCGGAACATAGAGTGTGCTGATGAGATTTGCAAGGACCTTCCTCACGTAATCTCACTCATAG TAAAAGCATTGCAGGGAGAGGCTATTGTGGACCAAACAGAGGAATTAATCTCAGAGGCTAAGTTCTTTAGCATAGTGGAAAAAATAGTAAACAAAGTTTTGGCTTCTGTTTTAGTAATGCTACAAGATATTAAGAACCAAAAGCTTACAAATCCTGTTAGTATTCAAGATCTTGTGCAAATGGAAGATGAACAGTTTATGTTCCATTTTCCTCTAACCCCTGATTGTACCAGAGGTGCGAAGATTCACATCAATCTACAG GGTTATCATGAAGTAGACTCACTAGAAAAGGGGCTTAATGTTGATCCA GAGCTTCTGTCACTGCCGTTGTTTGATATTGAAAACTTTCTTCTGTCAG ACGACAAGATATACAATGATCTGACTGAAGGCAGCGGTGATGTCAGAGAAAATCAAGACGATATGAAGCTGTCAACTGTCCAGGG tCATGCAGACGTTCAAAGGATCATTATGAACTCACTAGATGAAGTTTACCATAAAATAGTAAGTAACCCAGAGATACTTGAGCTAAAAGTCATCACAACTATGGAGGCAATGGTGCAAAACATCATGAATAAGTTGATGAAGGCTCGTGCTCATGAAATGGAGTATCAAGCAGAGGAGAAGAGATTTGAGAACACTACACCAAAAGCAGGATTTAGCGGCTTTTTGTGGCGTTTGTAG